The Thunnus maccoyii chromosome 9, fThuMac1.1, whole genome shotgun sequence genome includes a region encoding these proteins:
- the ccdc92 gene encoding coiled-coil domain-containing protein 92 — MASANVALENQLHSAQKNLLFLQQDHANTLKGLHAEIRRLQQQCTDLTYELTVRSSDPSDSSEVRCRELQRRCEELEAELKKKEEENTELLRDLEQKNAMISVLENTIKEREKKYLEELKMKSHKLAVLSGELEQRASTIAYLTSQLHATKKKLLAGSSSEASPNVSPVTSYKPTPPPKDRQPETPRRRMKKSLSQPLHPELTEVYRLGSDGRRLVLRETVDAMPDPTPFLQAGKESPEPQVVRERPAVIPPISSERSPVPPLGATASPRHSPARDRQHRAHVGVAHRIPHGTPPLAPPQAELETLAVDQVNEEKVVRKRSGADRTV, encoded by the exons ATGGCATCAGCAAACGTTGCGTTGGAAAATCAGCTGCACAGTGCGCAGAAAAACCTGCTCTTCCTCCAGCAGGACCATGCCAACACGTTGAAGGGGCTACATGCAGAGATCCGCAGACTACAACAGCAATGCACAG ACTTGACATACGAGCTCACTGTTAGAAGCTCTGACCCCTCAG ACAGCAGTGAGGTCCGATGCAGGGAGCTGCAGAGGAGGTGTGAGGAGCTGGAGGCCGAgctgaagaagaaggaggaggagaacacAGAGCTGCTTAGAGACCTGGAGCAGAAGAACGCCATGATCTCTGTCCTGGAAAACACCatcaaagagagggagaagaagtacCTGGAGGAGCTTAAGATGAAGAGCCATAAGCTGGCTGTTTTGTCCGGGGAGCTTGAGCAGAGAGCGAGTACCATTGCTTACCTTACCTCACAGCTTCACGCCACCAAGAAGAAGCTGTTAGCCGGCAGCTCCTCTGAGGCCAGCCCCAACGTCAGCCCAGTCACCTCGTACAAGCCCACGCCTCCACCTAAGGACAGGCAGCCTGAAACCCCACGGCGCCGCATGAAGAAGAGCCTCTCCCAGCCTCTTCACCCTGAGCTGACAGAGGTGTACCGGCTCGGCTCAGACGGTAGGCGGCTGGTCCTGAGGGAGACAGTGGATGCCATGCCCGACCCAACACCCTTCCTGCAAGCTGGGAAAGAGTCTCCTGAACCGCAGGTGGTGCGAGAGCGGCCTGCTGTTATCCCTCCTATTTCCTCTGAGCGCTCCCCTGTCCCTCCCCTGGGTGCTACGGCCAGCCCTCGCCACAGCCCTGCTCGGGACCGTCAGCACAGGGCTCATGTAGGCGTGGCACACCGCATCCCACATGGCACCCCTCCCCTGGCCCCACCGCAGGCAGAGCTGGAGACACTGGCAGTGGACCAGGTCAACGAGGAGAAGGTCGTGAGGAAGCGTTCTGGAGCCGACAGGACAGTTTAA
- the chmp7 gene encoding charged multivesicular body protein 7 — protein sequence MSKSTETTLPPEWDDDERMNFMFSDFKENRDVNTTDWDSKMDFWTAVVTQSCRDRGTVCVNLQDLNKSFRRKEKSPLGLPTVIQSMARCGKIQRESEFAANVDCGWLSWGVGLLLVKPLKWTFSTLLGSSRVPLEESFVVIELVKEKAAELLRVYRSSEFASRSILSFQELCTLSSDVCADESTLCMALLQLQRDKQVMVSLHEGEKIVKFCQPGQDRVCPVSDVDIGIYQLQRSEKLLGERVEKLGLEADKCKEEARVLLREGKKSQALRCLKGRKRVEKRADNLFAKLESIRGILDRIAQSQTDKMVMQAYQAGVAALRLSLKDVTVERAESLVDQIQELCDTQDEVNQTISGGVTGADEDIDELEEELKSLLDESKPDIGLPEIPTNRLGPVWEPSVTGDNLLNSLPAVPQKQLNITTEQLEEELNQLTLMDSGLQQKKSPTKRLEPAQ from the exons ATGTCGAAGTCCACTGAAACGACCCTGCCACCGGAGTGGGACGACGACGAGCGGATGAATTTTATGTTCTCCGACTTCAAGGAGAATCGGGATGTGAACACGACGGACTGGGACAGTAAAATGGACTTCTGGACGGCTGTGGTGACACAGAGCTGCAGGGACCGCGGCACCGTGTGTGTCAACCTGCAGGACCTGAACAAGAGCTtcaggaggaaagagaaatcaCCACTGGGCTTGCCGACTGTCATCCAGTCCATGGCCAG ATGTGGGAAGATTCAGAGGGAGTCAGAGTTTGCTGCTAATGTGGACTGTGGCTGGCTGTCCTGGGGAGTTGGCCTGCTGCTGGTGAAGCCTCTGAAATGGACCTTCTCCACTCTTCTGGGAAGCAGCCGTGTGCCTTTGGAGGAGTCCTTTGTTGTCATCGAATTAGTGAAG GAGAAAGCAGCAGAATTACTCAGGGTCTACCGGAGCAGTGAATTTGCAAGCCGCTCCATACTTTCATTTCAAGAGCTTTGCACACTCTCCTCTGATGTCTGTGCTGATGAGAGCACCCTTTGCATGGCtctcctgcagctgcagagggACAAACAAGTGATGGTTTCGTTGCACGAAGGCGAGAAG ATTGTTAAGTTTTGTCAGCCAGGGCAGGATCGCGTCTGTCCTGTCAGTGATGTGGATATAGGCATCTACCAGTTACAGCGCAGTGAGAAACTGCTGGGAGAGCGGGTAGAGAAACTGGGCCTTGAAGCTGACAA GTGCAAAGAGGAAGCAAGGGTTCTGCTTCGGGAAGGCAAGAAATCACAG GCACTGAGGTGTTTGAAAGGCCGAAAGAGGGTAGAAAAGAGAGCAGACAACTTGTTTGCCAAGCTGGAGTCTATCAGAGGAATCCTGGACAGAATAGCCCAATCACAGACTGATAAGATG GTTATGCAAGCGTATCAGGCTGGAGTGGCTGCACTTAGACTTTCTCTTAAGGATGTGACGGTGGAACGTGCTGAGAGCCTTGTGGATCAAATCCAGGAG TTATGTGACACTCAAGATGAGGTGAACCAAACTATATCTGGCGGTGTGACCGGCGCAG ATGAAGACATAGATGAGTTGGAGGAAGAACTGAAATCATTGTTGGATGAGTCCAAGCCGGATATAGGTTTACCTGAAATTCCAACAAATCGTCTTGGACCTGTCTGGGAGCCGAGCGTCACAGGTGACAACCTGCTTAATTCTCTGCCTGCTGTACCTCAGAAGCAGCTGAATATTACCACTGAACAGCTGGAGGAAGAATTGAATCAGTTAACTCTAATGGATTCAG gCTTACAGCAGAAGAAATCGCCAACCAAGAGATTAGAGCCTGCACAGTGA
- the lgi3 gene encoding leucine-rich repeat LGI family member 3 isoform X2, which yields MLLNSNTFTTIADDAFAGLSNLQYLFIENNDIQTLSKYTFRGLKSLTHLSLSNNNLQQMPRDLFKHLDILTDLDLRGNSFHCDCKIKWLVDWMEKTNTSVPAIYCASPFEFQGRRIHDLAPRDFNCISADFAVYETFPFHSVSVESYEFNGDQFVAFAQPDSGFCTLYVWDHVEMVFRRFHNITSRSAVYCKPVVINNTLYMVVAQLFGGSHIYKWEEDPQRFVKIQDIDTTRVRKPNFVETFQLDGEWYFVVADSSKAGSTSIYRWNSNGFYSHQSLHPWHRDTHVEFLDVGGKPHLILSSASQPPVVYQWNRSQKQFAFYSQITELADVQMVKHFWVRKVLYLCLTRFIGDSKILRWEGQRFVEIQTLPSRGSMAVYPFTVGLRQYLLLGSDFSFSRVYLWDDLTQRFQPFQELNMRAPRAFSLVSVDNKDILLAASFKGNTLAYQHLVVDLSAK from the exons GTTCATTGAAAATAATGACATCCAGACTCTCTCAAAGTATACCTTCAGAGGACTCAAATCCCTGACTCATCT ATCTCTCTCAAACAACAACCTGCAGCAGATGCCTAGAGATCTCTTCAAACATCTAGACATCCTCACAGATTT AGACCTCCGAGGGAACTCTTTCCACTGTGACTGTAAAATCAAGTGGCTAGTGGACTGGATGGAAAAGACAAACACTTCTGTTCCTGCCATCTACTGCGCCAGCCCCTTTGAATTCCAGGGACGCAGAATCCATGATCTCGCACCACGAGATTTCAACTGCATCAGCGCAG ATTTCGCTGTTTATGAAACCTTCCCCTTCCACTCTGTGTCAGTGGAGTCTTATGAGTTTAATGGAGATCAGTTTGTGGCCTTTGCTCAGCCTGATTCAGGTTTCTGCACTCTGTACGTATGGGATCATGTGGAGATGGTCTTCAGGAGGTTTCATAACATTACCT CTCGTTCTGCTGTGTACTGCAAACCAGTGGTGATAAACAACACACTTTACATGGTTGTGGCTCAACTTTTCGGTGGATCTCATATATACAA GTGGGAAGAGGACCCACAGCGCTTTGTAAAGATCCAAGACATTGACACCACTCGGGTAAGGAAGCCCAACTTTGTGGAGACCTTCCAGCTGGATGGAGAATGGTACTTTGTAGTAGCAGACAGTTCCAAGGCCGGCTCAACCAGCATTTATCGATGGAACAGCAATGGTTTTTACTCCCATCAATCTCTCCATCCCTGGCATCGGGACACCCATGTGGAGTTCCTTGACGTTGGGGGAAAGCCTCACCTCATCCTCTCCAGCGCCTCTCAGCCACCAGTGGTTTACCAGTGGAACCGAAGCCAGAAGCAGTTTGCTTTCTACTCCCAAATCACTGAGTTAGCCGACGTACAGATGGTTAAGCACTTTTGGGTGAGGAAAGTTCTTTACCTTTGCCTCACACGCTTCATTGGCGACTCCAAGATCCTCCGCTGGGAAGGGCAGCGTTTCGTGGAGATCCAGACTCTTCCCTCTCGGGGCTCAATGGCAGTGTATCCCTTCACGGTGGGCCTCCGCCAGTACCTCCTCCTTGGAAGTGATTTCTCCTTCTCCAGGGTTTACTTGTGGGATGATCTCACTCAGCGCTTTCAGCCCTTCCAGGAGCTCAACATGAGAGCCCCGCGGGCGTTCAGCTTGGTATCTGTTGACAACAAGGACATCCTGTTGGCTGCCAGCTTCAAAGGCAACACCCTGGCCTACCAGCACCTGGTGGTGGATCTGAGTGCCAAGTAG
- the lgi3 gene encoding leucine-rich repeat LGI family member 3 isoform X1: MSVLLNSNTFTTIADDAFAGLSNLQYLFIENNDIQTLSKYTFRGLKSLTHLSLSNNNLQQMPRDLFKHLDILTDLDLRGNSFHCDCKIKWLVDWMEKTNTSVPAIYCASPFEFQGRRIHDLAPRDFNCISADFAVYETFPFHSVSVESYEFNGDQFVAFAQPDSGFCTLYVWDHVEMVFRRFHNITSRSAVYCKPVVINNTLYMVVAQLFGGSHIYKWEEDPQRFVKIQDIDTTRVRKPNFVETFQLDGEWYFVVADSSKAGSTSIYRWNSNGFYSHQSLHPWHRDTHVEFLDVGGKPHLILSSASQPPVVYQWNRSQKQFAFYSQITELADVQMVKHFWVRKVLYLCLTRFIGDSKILRWEGQRFVEIQTLPSRGSMAVYPFTVGLRQYLLLGSDFSFSRVYLWDDLTQRFQPFQELNMRAPRAFSLVSVDNKDILLAASFKGNTLAYQHLVVDLSAK, translated from the exons GTTCATTGAAAATAATGACATCCAGACTCTCTCAAAGTATACCTTCAGAGGACTCAAATCCCTGACTCATCT ATCTCTCTCAAACAACAACCTGCAGCAGATGCCTAGAGATCTCTTCAAACATCTAGACATCCTCACAGATTT AGACCTCCGAGGGAACTCTTTCCACTGTGACTGTAAAATCAAGTGGCTAGTGGACTGGATGGAAAAGACAAACACTTCTGTTCCTGCCATCTACTGCGCCAGCCCCTTTGAATTCCAGGGACGCAGAATCCATGATCTCGCACCACGAGATTTCAACTGCATCAGCGCAG ATTTCGCTGTTTATGAAACCTTCCCCTTCCACTCTGTGTCAGTGGAGTCTTATGAGTTTAATGGAGATCAGTTTGTGGCCTTTGCTCAGCCTGATTCAGGTTTCTGCACTCTGTACGTATGGGATCATGTGGAGATGGTCTTCAGGAGGTTTCATAACATTACCT CTCGTTCTGCTGTGTACTGCAAACCAGTGGTGATAAACAACACACTTTACATGGTTGTGGCTCAACTTTTCGGTGGATCTCATATATACAA GTGGGAAGAGGACCCACAGCGCTTTGTAAAGATCCAAGACATTGACACCACTCGGGTAAGGAAGCCCAACTTTGTGGAGACCTTCCAGCTGGATGGAGAATGGTACTTTGTAGTAGCAGACAGTTCCAAGGCCGGCTCAACCAGCATTTATCGATGGAACAGCAATGGTTTTTACTCCCATCAATCTCTCCATCCCTGGCATCGGGACACCCATGTGGAGTTCCTTGACGTTGGGGGAAAGCCTCACCTCATCCTCTCCAGCGCCTCTCAGCCACCAGTGGTTTACCAGTGGAACCGAAGCCAGAAGCAGTTTGCTTTCTACTCCCAAATCACTGAGTTAGCCGACGTACAGATGGTTAAGCACTTTTGGGTGAGGAAAGTTCTTTACCTTTGCCTCACACGCTTCATTGGCGACTCCAAGATCCTCCGCTGGGAAGGGCAGCGTTTCGTGGAGATCCAGACTCTTCCCTCTCGGGGCTCAATGGCAGTGTATCCCTTCACGGTGGGCCTCCGCCAGTACCTCCTCCTTGGAAGTGATTTCTCCTTCTCCAGGGTTTACTTGTGGGATGATCTCACTCAGCGCTTTCAGCCCTTCCAGGAGCTCAACATGAGAGCCCCGCGGGCGTTCAGCTTGGTATCTGTTGACAACAAGGACATCCTGTTGGCTGCCAGCTTCAAAGGCAACACCCTGGCCTACCAGCACCTGGTGGTGGATCTGAGTGCCAAGTAG